CTCGTAGGGCGCGATAATTTTAACGCGCCGTGATTGGCAAGCACTCGTTGCCATATGTACAACCATATGCTTACATAACAAAAAAAGACCGCCATGGGGGGCGGTCTTTGGAATAGAGGTCTGGCCTATTGCTTTTCTTGATGCGCTTTCAGGTTTTGTTGTGCGCCGACGAGGTACAGCACCGGGTATATAAATGCAAACATGCCGCCAAATCCTATGGCGAGACCGAACCAGCCGCCCCATGCCAGCGCGACCAGTACAGCGGAAATCGCGATCTGCACCATTGAAATGATAGCCAGCGTGCGCAAGAATTTGGCTTTTTCCAGTTTTTCGCGGTTGGTGATGCCCATAATGCCTATAAACAAGTCGAATCCGCCGACAAGCGCTGCAAAACCAAAGTAAATCGTCCACATTGTGGTCGTCGCCGTTGGAATAAACGAATCCCAAAATCCGCCGTTTATACCAAGGTCGTAGTAAAGGCCGGAAAGATCATTGAAAAGCTCGGTAAAGATAGCGGTAATGTCGCCGCCGCCAACCAGCCCCCAAAGTGCTACCATTATGCCGGATGCGCCCGCAAGAACGTACAGGATGCCCATAACAAGCAAGAATATGCGCCCTTTAGCAGGATTCTGCGGGCGCAGAAATGGATAATATGCTGTAGCGGATTGCGTGGATTGTATTAGGGGTTCAGGTGTAACGGACGCGGTTGTTTCACAGACGGCCGCTGCGCCGCATTGTTGGCAGAATTTGTCGCCAGAAATAAAAGCTTTGCCGCAGGTTGTGCAGAATTTGGACATAAGTTATCATCCTTTCTTGCATAGACATACAATGCATCCAATTTACACTTATAATAGCACATTATGGCATTGGCTGTCAATCTTTGAAGAAAACGCCTGCAATATTTTAATCGCCGCCAGTGAAAATGCCATAGCGACAATCGACGTCAGCCACACAGGAAGTAATATATCAAATGGCGACGCCGCGCCCAGTGATGCACGCACGCCGCCAACGGTCGCGGGAATCAGCTGAATGGAGGCTGTGTTCATGACAAGCAGGGCCACTAAATCTTTGCAGGCCAAGCTGCCATCGCCATTGATTTTTTGCAACCGCTTTGCCGCACGTACGCCTGCCGGCGTCGCTGCGTTGCCCAGCCCCAGCAAATTTGCCGAAACATTGGCACTGATGGCCTCCATCGCCTCGTTGTCATGTCTTGCCGAGGGAAAAATCAGGCCCAGCACAGGCGAAAGCAATTTTGCTAATCCACCTGCAAGTCCCGATGCCCGCATGACCGCCATTACGCCCGACCACAGGCAAAGAATGCCTGCCATAGCGATGCATAGTTGCACAGCCTGCGCCGCACCGTCAAACGCGCCTGTGGCAAGGGATGCCGCATTGCCTGTGAGCAGTGCGTAGCCCAGAGAAGCCGCCACCATGATGATCCAAGACCAAGAGAGCATAGAGAGCCTCCGAAACTTTGAAAATTCCTTGGTCAAGCGTATGCGTCATATGGGGGGGGTATGCGTTGTAGAAGTGGCAGCCGACACTGCTTTGACAAGCGCGACCGCTGTTGATATAATGAAGCAGCGAGTAGCATGCCGGATAGCACGTGTCGCGAGGTGTGACACTATTTGTTAAAAGGCAAAGGAAAGGAAATACTTGAATGAGCGAGGCAAAGAAGATTTACATCGCGGACGATGAAACCAATATTCGGTTGGGCATCAAGACCTTTTTGGAGGGTGCGGGGTATGTTGTCGAGGATTTTGAAAATGGCGATTTGCTGTTGGCTGCCTTTTCTAAAAATCCTGCCGACTTAGTCATTTTAGACATTATGATGCCGGGGTCAAACGGTTTTGTTGTTTGCAAAGCCTTGCGAAAAATCAGTTCGGTGCCGATTATTATGCTGACGGCACGGGATAGCGACTTGGATTACGCCACCGGCTTAGACTTGGGCAGTGATGATTACTTAACCAAGCCATTCAGTCCCATGGCACTCACCATGCGCATTAAGGCGATTTTTAGGCGTATGGAGTTTGCTAAGGAGATGTACGCCGAGCAGGTGGACACGATGCAAGAGGGCGGAGAAGCCAATGAGAGTGCATAAGGACAAAAAGAAAGCAAGGCTGCGTCAAAGAATTCTCGCGGCGTTTTCGCTGGTGCTGTTCTTTTCGCTGCTGGTGCTGGCGGTGGGATTCAATATCGCCATTCGGCTGCTTTCGGCCAGCGACAGCTATTATTACGCCGAGCAGGACACGACCGGCCGAGCGGGCATAACGCTGTTTGTGTTGGTCGGGATTATGTTTGTTGTGTCTGTGGTTGTCACTTACTTTTTATCCAACTCTATCACGCGCCCCATTGAAAGGTTGGGTAAGTTTGCGTTGGGGATAGGAAACGGCAATTTTGATACAAATGACTTCACCTTTCGAGACATTGAGCTGGAAAACTTAAACGCTGCTTTGAATAAATCGGTGCGACAGTTGGGGGTATATGACAGTGCGCAAAAAGACTTTTTCCAAAACGCCTCACATGAGTTGCGCACGCCGTTAATGTCCATCAAAGTTTACGCCGAAGGCATTATTTACGACCTGATGGACGCAAAGCAGGCGGGTGAGACCATTTTGGAGGAAACTGATAGATTGTCCGAGTTGGTTGCAAACTTGCTGTACATCGCTAAAATTGACAATGTTGATAGCATCGCAACGCTCTACGCTGCCGAGAAGGTTGACTTGAAAGAGGTCATTAAAACGTGCACTGCGCGGCAACAGGCTGTTGCCGATAAAAAGCAAATTGTTTTTAGCTTTGATTCTGATGATGACGCCATTTTTTATATATGTTCCGCCGAGTTGATGGCGCGGGCTGTCGATAATCTTATCTCCAATGCAATCCGCTATGCCATGTCCACGATTACGCTTTCTTGCCGAAAGGAAGATAACAATATCGTTATCCGCATTGCAGATGATGGTAATGGCATAGAATCTGAAGTCCTGCCCCATGTTTTCGAGCGTTTTTATAAGGGTATGGGCGGAAACACAGGCATTGGGTTGTCTATTGTCAAGTCAATCGCTGACCGCCACGACGGTTGGGTGACAGCGGAAAATGTAAATAATGGCGGTGCGGCTTTTACCATAACGTTGCCTGATGATACGACACAGAGGAGATAAAAAGTGATTGTAAAATTTTGTGATGAGGAATTTGTGCGTCTGAAAAAGCTGCTGCTCTCTTACGAGTGGGCGCAACGGACCATGCTGACTAAGTTGAGTGTTATCCACGAATCGTTCAAATACGGTGATAACATTAATCCTATCGGATATATTGCAGGACGCATCAAGTCGCCGGAAAGCATTGCGGGGAAATTGCATAAACAGAAACTTGCACTGACCGCCGATAATGCCAAAAAGCATATGAATGACATTGCCGGTATTCGCATTATCTGTTCGTATGCCAAAGATATTTATTTTTTGGTCGATTTGATACGGGAAATGCCCGACGGAAACATTATCAGCGAAAAGGATTATGTGACCAACCCAAAGCCCAGCGGGTATCGCAGTTATC
The Oscillospiraceae bacterium genome window above contains:
- a CDS encoding zinc ribbon domain-containing protein — its product is MSKFCTTCGKAFISGDKFCQQCGAAAVCETTASVTPEPLIQSTQSATAYYPFLRPQNPAKGRIFLLVMGILYVLAGASGIMVALWGLVGGGDITAIFTELFNDLSGLYYDLGINGGFWDSFIPTATTTMWTIYFGFAALVGGFDLFIGIMGITNREKLEKAKFLRTLAIISMVQIAISAVLVALAWGGWFGLAIGFGGMFAFIYPVLYLVGAQQNLKAHQEKQ
- a CDS encoding HAMP domain-containing histidine kinase, with protein sequence MRVHKDKKKARLRQRILAAFSLVLFFSLLVLAVGFNIAIRLLSASDSYYYAEQDTTGRAGITLFVLVGIMFVVSVVVTYFLSNSITRPIERLGKFALGIGNGNFDTNDFTFRDIELENLNAALNKSVRQLGVYDSAQKDFFQNASHELRTPLMSIKVYAEGIIYDLMDAKQAGETILEETDRLSELVANLLYIAKIDNVDSIATLYAAEKVDLKEVIKTCTARQQAVADKKQIVFSFDSDDDAIFYICSAELMARAVDNLISNAIRYAMSTITLSCRKEDNNIVIRIADDGNGIESEVLPHVFERFYKGMGGNTGIGLSIVKSIADRHDGWVTAENVNNGGAAFTITLPDDTTQRR
- a CDS encoding spore maturation protein A encodes the protein MLSWSWIIMVAASLGYALLTGNAASLATGAFDGAAQAVQLCIAMAGILCLWSGVMAVMRASGLAGGLAKLLSPVLGLIFPSARHDNEAMEAISANVSANLLGLGNAATPAGVRAAKRLQKINGDGSLACKDLVALLVMNTASIQLIPATVGGVRASLGAASPFDILLPVWLTSIVAMAFSLAAIKILQAFSSKIDSQCHNVLL
- a CDS encoding GTP pyrophosphokinase family protein, with product MIVKFCDEEFVRLKKLLLSYEWAQRTMLTKLSVIHESFKYGDNINPIGYIAGRIKSPESIAGKLHKQKLALTADNAKKHMNDIAGIRIICSYAKDIYFLVDLIREMPDGNIISEKDYVTNPKPSGYRSYHIILEITIYHSGTTETLPIEIQIRTEAMNFWATLEHQAKYKYKEEIPKHLSDELILCADKIAELDNRMFLIHEIISLINNE